In Pseudomonadota bacterium, the DNA window CAGCAGTAGGGGATACATCTGGAACAGTGAGCTTTACGATATCAAAAGATTCGGCATATTCTTCAATATATGATACGAATCGCGTACCTGCTGCGCAAGTTATCGTAACACCAATCAGAACTCTAGATAGTTATATTGAAGAGAATATAATTTCCAGAGTTGACATCATAAAGATCGATGTGGAGGGGGCCGAAGAGATTGTGCTGAAGGGGGCGGATAAGCTTTTTTCAAACATAAACAGCAGGCCAAGAATAGTTTTACTTGAGCTGTATGAAGTTAACCTACGCCCATTTGGAACAACATCTGAAAAGATTGTCAAAAGAATGGAAGATTTGGGGTACCAGACTAAAGTAATTGCGGGAAAAAAAGGTAATTTAATTCCGTATTCGCCGAAAAAACATAAGAACATATACAATATTATATTTACAGCAAAGAAAGATTAATTCATGAGTATTGTGAATAGCACCAAGTACATGGTTCAGCGTATTTTGCGAACTTTTGGATGGGAGATTCGGAGGTTTATCGAATCTGAGGTAATTCAGCTCGCCAAGCAATTAGCTCGCCAAGCAATTAAATCAGCGTGGTATCAATATTGTATTGGATATTGGAGCAAACGAAGGGCAGTTTGCTTCAGCCCTGTTTTTGGCTGGGTATAAAGGAAAGATCATATCTTTTGATCCACTTTCAGATGTCCATAAAAAATTAAAAAATAATGCGGCATCAAATCCCAATTGGGTCGTTGCAGAAGCAACTGCCATTGGCTCTGAAGATGGATTCACTGAAATCAATGTATCAAAGAATTTGGTAAGTAGTTCAATTCTTGACATACGAAAAGAGCATACTGATGCAGCTCCACAGTCAAGGTATTACAAGAAAGAAAGAGTGCCATTGATGACACTGGATACATATGCAAAAAGAGCAGAACTAAAAAATATATTTTTAAAAATCGACACGCAAGGTTTCGAAATGCAGGTGCTCAAGGGGGCGGAGTCGCTTCTACAAAGTACCAACGGCTTGCTGCTTGAAATGTCAATTGCACCTCTGTATGAGGGCCAGGCTGATTTCATGGATATTATTCAGTTTGCAAAAGATAGGGG includes these proteins:
- a CDS encoding FkbM family methyltransferase produces the protein MAANSVILFCVAGLIKEKMRKLTKTYERIGLYISRLMIHRGDRQIKHLKLKEHQMLVFANEDIGRQLNLYGKYEAEETSFFSKNIRAEDICFDVGGNVGYCALLFAKLASQGAVHVFEPIRLNASIIDVNAVLNGYKNIKINLTAVGDTSGTVSFTISKDSAYSSIYDTNRVPAAQVIVTPIRTLDSYIEENIISRVDIIKIDVEGAEEIVLKGADKLFSNINSRPRIVLLELYEVNLRPFGTTSEKIVKRMEDLGYQTKVIAGKKGNLIPYSPKKHKNIYNIIFTAKKD
- a CDS encoding FkbM family methyltransferase: MDIGANEGQFASALFLAGYKGKIISFDPLSDVHKKLKNNAASNPNWVVAEATAIGSEDGFTEINVSKNLVSSSILDIRKEHTDAAPQSRYYKKERVPLMTLDTYAKRAELKNIFLKIDTQGFEMQVLKGAESLLQSTNGLLLEMSIAPLYEGQADFMDIIQFAKDRGFELWSIEPGFANQKTGRLLQFDATFFRVVI